In Catalinimonas alkaloidigena, a single genomic region encodes these proteins:
- a CDS encoding sodium/sugar symporter, translated as MQFQTIDLVIFIAYCLLIIGIGLWVSRRKGGEEETSQDYFLASKTLPWWAIGASLIASNISAEQFIGMQGSGFAIGLGIATYEFMAAVTLLVVAKFFLPIFIEKGIFTMPQFLEVRYDNRVRTSLAVFWLLVYVFVNLTSVLYLGALAMETILNIPLWWGIVGLAIFAAVYSIYGGLKAVAWTDVVQVIFLAGGGLITTYLALQAVSGENGGFFDGLAILWEKAPEKFDMIISKDGVNAEHYSNLPGISVLIGGMWIANLNYWGCNQYIIQRTLAAKSIQEAQRGVAFAGYLKILMPLIVVIPGIAAYVLDAPIGKPDEAYPWLLANFVPAGIKGLAFAALIAAVVSSLASMVNSTATIFTIDIYKHFINKSASERTLVNTGRLVGGIALVIAVLVAPQLRVLDQAFQFIQEYTGFVSPGVVAIFLLGLFWKRTTANAALWGAILTIPLSVLAKSFLDSMPFIDRMGVVFLVIVAVMVVVSLLETKQPSPKGIALSRSLFHTGPIFNILAIGICMIIAAIYLLFW; from the coding sequence ATGCAGTTTCAAACCATTGACTTAGTTATTTTCATCGCCTACTGCCTGCTCATCATCGGCATTGGCCTCTGGGTATCGCGGCGCAAAGGCGGTGAAGAAGAAACCTCTCAAGATTACTTTCTGGCGAGCAAGACCCTGCCCTGGTGGGCCATCGGGGCGTCGCTGATTGCTTCCAACATTTCGGCCGAACAGTTCATCGGCATGCAGGGGTCGGGCTTTGCCATCGGGCTGGGCATCGCCACCTACGAATTTATGGCGGCCGTAACGCTGCTGGTCGTGGCCAAGTTCTTCCTGCCTATTTTCATCGAGAAGGGCATTTTCACCATGCCCCAGTTCCTGGAGGTGCGGTACGACAACCGGGTGCGGACCAGCCTGGCGGTGTTCTGGCTGCTGGTCTATGTATTTGTAAACCTCACGTCGGTGCTGTACCTCGGCGCGCTGGCGATGGAAACCATCCTGAACATTCCGCTGTGGTGGGGCATCGTGGGGCTGGCCATCTTCGCGGCCGTCTATTCAATTTACGGTGGACTGAAGGCGGTGGCCTGGACCGACGTCGTGCAGGTGATCTTCCTGGCGGGGGGGGGCCTCATCACGACTTACCTGGCGTTGCAGGCGGTGAGTGGCGAGAACGGCGGTTTCTTCGATGGGCTGGCGATCTTGTGGGAAAAGGCGCCCGAGAAGTTTGATATGATCATCAGCAAAGACGGCGTTAATGCTGAACATTATAGCAACCTGCCCGGCATTTCGGTGCTGATCGGGGGGATGTGGATCGCCAACCTGAACTACTGGGGCTGTAACCAGTACATCATCCAGCGGACCCTGGCCGCCAAAAGCATTCAGGAAGCGCAGCGGGGCGTGGCCTTTGCCGGTTACCTGAAAATTCTGATGCCCCTGATCGTGGTCATTCCCGGCATCGCGGCCTACGTGTTGGATGCACCCATCGGCAAGCCCGACGAAGCGTATCCGTGGCTGCTGGCCAATTTCGTCCCGGCGGGGATTAAGGGCCTGGCGTTTGCGGCGCTCATCGCGGCGGTGGTGTCGTCGCTGGCCTCGATGGTGAACAGCACCGCGACCATCTTTACGATCGACATCTACAAACACTTTATTAATAAGTCGGCCTCGGAACGTACGCTGGTAAACACCGGCAGGCTGGTTGGGGGAATTGCGCTGGTCATCGCCGTGCTGGTAGCGCCGCAACTGCGCGTGCTCGATCAGGCCTTTCAGTTCATTCAGGAGTACACCGGTTTTGTGAGCCCAGGGGTGGTCGCCATCTTCCTGCTGGGGCTTTTCTGGAAACGTACCACCGCCAATGCAGCGTTGTGGGGCGCTATTTTGACCATTCCTTTGTCGGTGCTGGCCAAATCGTTCCTTGACTCCATGCCGTTTATCGACCGGATGGGCGTTGTGTTTCTGGTGATCGTCGCCGTGATGGTGGTTGTCTCGCTGCTGGAAACCAAACAGCCGAGTCCCAAGGGCATTGCGTTGTCGCGCTCGCTCTTTCACACGGGGCCCATTTTCAACATTCTGGCGATCGGGATCTGCATGATCATCGCCGCGATTTACCTGCTTTTCTGGTAG
- the galK gene encoding galactokinase produces MEVQDIADKFKQLFDATPLLVRSPGRINLIGEHTDYNDGFVLPAAIDKEIIFAIAPNQTRKARFYAFNFDDSFEVDLLELTRNEKNWANYLMGVVWELQQLGHRIEGFDLVLGGNVPIGAGLSSSAAVECGLAYALNALFELQVPTLDLIQLVQRAENNFVGMKCGIMDPFAVMLGKRDRVIKLDCRSLEYEYYPFEIDAYRVVLCDSNIEHALVDSEYNVRRHQCEEGVRIIQRRAPNVQSLRDVTMGLLRQCRDEMDPLIYRRCSYVVQENTRVELACRDLEVRSLNAFGKQMYRTHHGLSHDYEVSTPELDFLVARSQEDPHVLGARLMGGGFGGCTINLVEVDHVTDFAERMKNAYYTETKRDLSLYVTRIVDGVSPV; encoded by the coding sequence ATGGAAGTACAGGACATTGCCGACAAATTCAAACAGCTTTTCGACGCCACACCGCTGCTGGTGCGCTCGCCGGGACGGATCAACCTGATCGGGGAGCACACCGACTATAACGACGGGTTTGTGTTGCCGGCCGCCATCGACAAGGAGATCATTTTTGCCATCGCGCCGAACCAGACGCGGAAGGCACGTTTCTATGCATTTAACTTCGATGATTCGTTCGAGGTCGATCTGCTGGAGCTGACGCGGAATGAAAAAAACTGGGCGAACTACTTGATGGGCGTGGTGTGGGAACTGCAACAACTCGGCCACCGGATCGAGGGGTTCGACCTGGTGTTGGGAGGAAACGTGCCCATCGGCGCGGGCCTCTCTTCGTCGGCGGCCGTCGAATGCGGCCTGGCCTACGCCCTCAACGCGCTGTTCGAACTCCAGGTGCCTACGCTCGACCTGATTCAGCTGGTGCAACGTGCCGAAAACAATTTTGTGGGCATGAAGTGTGGGATCATGGACCCGTTTGCGGTGATGCTCGGCAAACGCGACCGGGTCATTAAACTCGACTGCCGTTCCCTGGAATACGAGTATTATCCCTTCGAAATCGATGCGTACCGGGTGGTGCTGTGCGACTCGAACATAGAACACGCCCTGGTCGATTCGGAATACAACGTCCGGCGGCACCAGTGCGAAGAGGGCGTTCGGATCATCCAACGCCGTGCGCCCAACGTGCAGTCGCTGCGCGACGTGACCATGGGGCTGTTGCGGCAATGTCGTGACGAAATGGACCCGCTGATCTACCGCCGGTGCAGCTACGTGGTGCAGGAGAATACACGCGTCGAACTGGCCTGCCGCGACCTGGAAGTGCGCTCGCTGAACGCGTTTGGCAAGCAGATGTACCGGACGCACCACGGCCTGAGTCACGACTACGAAGTCAGCACGCCTGAACTCGATTTTCTGGTGGCCCGCAGTCAGGAAGATCCCCACGTGCTGGGTGCCCGGCTGATGGGCGGCGGCTTCGGGGGGTGTACGATCAACCTCGTGGAAGTCGACCACGTAACCGATTTTGCCGAGCGTATGAAAAATGCCTATTACACCGAAACCAAACGCGACCTGTCGCTGTACGTGACACGCATTGTCGATGGCGTCAGTCCCGTCTAA
- a CDS encoding response regulator transcription factor: MSPIRIILADDHPIFLQGLTQLLADFPDLEVVATARSGLELLARLAAHPCEVVILDLRMPQLDGLQATYRIRQEYPAVKIIMLTVEDHPHIARQALYGGASAYLFKSSSLQEVHLAIRKAMQNELYIGEELRESLQEQWSETELSERELEILGLLARGHTSNEIAQQLKISIMTVNTHRRNILKKAGVKNTAELVRLALRYGLVD; encoded by the coding sequence ATGTCCCCGATTCGGATCATTTTGGCGGATGATCACCCGATTTTTCTCCAGGGACTGACGCAACTGCTGGCGGACTTTCCCGACCTGGAGGTCGTCGCTACGGCGCGTAGCGGGCTGGAACTCCTGGCCCGGCTTGCGGCCCATCCCTGCGAGGTGGTGATTCTCGACTTGCGCATGCCGCAATTGGACGGCTTGCAGGCTACTTATCGCATTCGTCAGGAATACCCCGCGGTGAAGATCATCATGCTGACGGTGGAAGATCATCCCCACATCGCCCGGCAAGCGCTGTACGGGGGCGCTTCAGCGTACCTGTTCAAATCATCTTCCCTGCAGGAAGTGCACCTGGCCATTCGGAAGGCCATGCAGAACGAACTCTACATCGGCGAAGAGCTGCGGGAGAGTTTGCAGGAACAATGGAGCGAAACCGAATTGAGCGAGCGCGAGCTGGAAATTCTGGGACTGCTGGCCCGGGGGCACACCAGTAACGAAATTGCACAACAGCTCAAGATCAGCATCATGACGGTCAACACCCACCGGCGGAATATCCTGAAGAAAGCGGGCGTCAAAAATACCGCCGAGTTGGTACGACTCGCACTGCGCTATGGCTTAGTCGATTAG
- a CDS encoding WecB/TagA/CpsF family glycosyltransferase, translated as MHTKESRQALRKVDIVGAPVTTAPYATIREEILQLGRERRGYVCFANVHMTIEAHQDPTFVRVLEEATIVSPDGRPLSILMRLLYGIPQERACGMDLLPELLGEAARRGLSVYFYGSTEDVLEALVSQALAQHPDLTIAGTHSPPFRPLTAEEDAAVVEEINASGANLVFVSLGCPKQENWMHQHQHSVQACMLGVGQAFLTYTGREKRLPKWTRDLSLEWAYRLYLEPKRLWRRYLIGNSLFLMLAAKAMLKKRLRPS; from the coding sequence ATGCATACCAAAGAATCACGTCAGGCACTCCGCAAAGTAGACATCGTGGGAGCGCCTGTAACCACGGCCCCTTACGCAACCATTCGGGAAGAGATCCTGCAGTTGGGCCGGGAACGGCGCGGCTACGTCTGTTTTGCCAACGTCCACATGACCATCGAAGCGCATCAGGACCCGACGTTTGTCCGCGTGCTGGAGGAGGCCACGATCGTCAGCCCCGACGGGCGGCCCCTGTCTATTCTGATGCGCCTGCTGTACGGCATTCCGCAGGAGCGCGCCTGTGGCATGGACCTGTTGCCGGAACTGTTGGGCGAAGCGGCCCGGCGCGGACTCTCGGTCTACTTTTATGGTTCTACGGAAGACGTGCTGGAAGCCTTGGTGAGTCAGGCGCTCGCGCAGCACCCGGACCTGACCATTGCAGGAACGCATTCGCCGCCCTTCCGGCCCCTGACCGCCGAAGAAGACGCCGCCGTCGTCGAAGAGATCAACGCCTCGGGAGCCAACCTCGTGTTTGTCTCCTTGGGCTGCCCAAAACAGGAAAACTGGATGCATCAGCACCAGCATTCCGTCCAGGCGTGCATGCTGGGGGTGGGGCAGGCATTTCTGACCTACACAGGACGCGAGAAACGACTTCCCAAATGGACGCGCGACCTTTCTCTTGAGTGGGCCTACCGACTCTACCTCGAACCCAAACGACTCTGGCGGCGCTACCTGATCGGCAACAGCCTGTTTTTAATGCTTGCCGCCAAGGCCATGCTCAAAAAGCGCCTGCGCCCGTCGTAA
- a CDS encoding undecaprenyl-phosphate glucose phosphotransferase, which translates to MSKELKYSKLIGIILLVVDAFLIDWSWELASYVEVDPVFIKSARYMNLLMLFKLTWVVSWLTIVSFISSSLINILINRREILKSVVYAFGFHLLLLSAYAISFPALSWNSLAILYGISGTVVLLIRLIFRTVLRQFVRIRRKNRKAVIVGANHAGQELHQYLVSHKSLGYQFLGFFDDEPELSYLPLQGTLADVKAFCVERKVDEIYYALPLDQADLIKDLTDFADDSFISFKIAPDLRSLLKRKVNIDFYGDVPVMKFRKDPLQIFLNQLLKRGFDIAFSLLVLSVLVPLVFPIIALLIRLESKGPIFFEQPRSGRKNKPFLCYKFRSMYVNAEANAQSATRGDRRITRVGAFLRKTSLDELPQFINVLLGQMSVVGPRPHMEAHTREYSQSVDKYLVRHFVTPGITGYAQVNGSRGEISNADMMKKRVEYDTWYMENWSLWLDLRIILRTVTNAIRGEENAY; encoded by the coding sequence ATGAGTAAAGAACTGAAGTACTCTAAACTGATTGGGATTATCCTGCTGGTGGTCGATGCATTTTTGATCGACTGGTCGTGGGAGCTGGCGAGCTACGTAGAGGTCGATCCCGTGTTTATCAAATCGGCACGGTACATGAACCTGCTGATGCTGTTCAAGCTGACCTGGGTTGTCTCCTGGCTGACGATCGTATCGTTCATCTCCTCCAGCCTGATCAACATCCTGATCAACCGCAGAGAGATTTTGAAGAGTGTCGTGTATGCCTTTGGGTTTCACCTGCTGTTGCTGTCGGCCTACGCCATCAGCTTCCCGGCACTCTCATGGAATTCCCTGGCCATCCTCTACGGCATCTCCGGGACGGTGGTTCTGCTCATCCGGCTCATTTTTCGCACGGTGTTGCGGCAGTTTGTGCGGATTCGGCGGAAGAACCGCAAAGCCGTGATCGTAGGGGCCAACCACGCCGGTCAGGAACTGCACCAGTACCTGGTGAGTCATAAATCGTTAGGCTACCAGTTCCTGGGCTTTTTCGACGATGAGCCTGAGCTGAGCTACCTGCCCTTGCAAGGCACCCTGGCCGACGTAAAAGCCTTTTGTGTGGAGCGAAAGGTCGACGAGATCTATTACGCCCTGCCGCTCGACCAGGCCGACCTGATCAAAGACCTCACGGATTTTGCCGACGACAGCTTCATCAGCTTCAAAATTGCGCCGGACCTGCGCAGCTTGCTCAAGCGGAAAGTCAACATCGACTTCTACGGCGACGTGCCCGTCATGAAATTCCGGAAGGACCCGCTGCAAATCTTCTTGAACCAATTGCTCAAACGGGGATTCGACATCGCCTTCTCTTTGCTGGTCCTGTCAGTGCTGGTGCCGTTGGTCTTCCCGATCATCGCGCTGCTGATCCGCCTCGAATCGAAGGGGCCGATTTTCTTCGAGCAGCCCCGCTCGGGCCGGAAGAACAAGCCGTTTCTGTGCTATAAGTTTCGCTCGATGTATGTGAATGCCGAAGCGAATGCCCAATCGGCCACGCGGGGCGACCGCCGCATCACGCGCGTAGGCGCCTTCCTGCGCAAAACCAGCCTCGACGAACTGCCGCAGTTCATCAACGTGCTGCTCGGGCAGATGTCGGTCGTGGGACCACGTCCGCACATGGAAGCCCACACCCGCGAATATTCCCAATCGGTCGACAAATACCTGGTGCGCCATTTTGTGACCCCCGGCATTACGGGCTATGCGCAGGTAAACGGCTCCCGCGGCGAGATCTCCAACGCGGATATGATGAAGAAACGTGTCGAATACGATACCTGGTACATGGAAAACTGGAGCCTCTGGCTTGACCTACGGATCATCCTGCGGACGGTGACCAACGCCATCCGGGGCGAAGAAAATGCTTACTAA